Proteins found in one Banduia mediterranea genomic segment:
- a CDS encoding S8 family serine peptidase: protein MRTSFCCLSVVLLAICGTASAARPAHPLASSRTGELILQFRDPAQSTAPLKRLGLSATRSLMNGRAAVVTVPTFMTADQAIRTLRDDPAIVSAEPNALRYIRINPNDPLFDRQWGFLNTGQGNFVSGGPPGTVDGDLNMLAAWDLDGDGSFRRTGDPSVIVAIIDDAFDLDHPDLAANFIAGRDAANNDSNPRPDDDADDQFHGTYVSGSLGAIGNNGIGVAGAVWSVSLMPLKVGKRVTEDGVTATQLDSAAILTAMQYALDHGAQIVNASYGGPTATSAERNLLKQLGDAGVLFVTSAGNTDANIDRSVINFPANYDEPNILTVAATNRQDGIASFSEYGPTTVDVAAPGLQIVTTQPGGDYADGANCGNAGGNCGVSGTSFSSPYAAGIATLIKSEYPAASYPEIKARLIASGEAGDGAGLRTSAGRIDAAAALDVNAQPVLVVRSVVIDSAGNGALDPGETARIDVTLENLWQTAVAVTARFDTDDLTVLGRTQSIGTLAQNETATVSFDVIVPSGVSGHRYVSGQFSLQANAGLYSVQRGFINEISALPLSETIQTAFAGRDADLYDDFHAWHVDVTDVPSGTVSLVISTATEQDIDLLVKYEAPPQYLISLGINPEEDPGFFCTSSSTADCDDPDTYISGEADGNEKVVIDNPQVGTYHIVVVNFAQTDVPLDYRISTDLIATSGVDEAIEPDSDDGGSLGLASLLPLLAATAWRRRRR from the coding sequence ATGCGCACATCTTTCTGCTGCCTTAGCGTTGTGCTGTTGGCGATCTGCGGCACCGCATCTGCCGCGAGGCCGGCACATCCGCTGGCCAGCAGCCGCACCGGCGAGCTGATCCTTCAGTTCCGCGACCCAGCGCAGTCCACCGCGCCCTTGAAGCGGCTCGGACTCAGCGCCACGCGCAGCCTGATGAACGGTCGGGCAGCCGTCGTCACCGTGCCGACATTCATGACCGCCGACCAGGCGATCCGCACGCTGCGTGACGATCCCGCCATCGTGTCTGCGGAACCCAATGCCCTGCGCTATATCCGCATCAATCCGAACGATCCGCTGTTCGATCGCCAATGGGGCTTCCTCAATACCGGCCAGGGTAATTTCGTCTCTGGCGGACCACCCGGAACGGTCGATGGCGACCTCAACATGCTGGCGGCCTGGGACCTGGATGGCGACGGCAGTTTCCGCCGTACCGGAGACCCTTCGGTGATCGTGGCGATCATCGACGACGCCTTCGACCTCGATCACCCCGACCTCGCGGCCAATTTCATCGCCGGCCGCGATGCCGCCAATAACGACAGCAATCCGCGCCCGGACGATGACGCCGACGACCAGTTTCACGGCACTTACGTCAGCGGCAGTCTCGGCGCGATCGGCAACAATGGCATCGGCGTCGCGGGTGCGGTCTGGTCGGTGAGCCTGATGCCGTTGAAGGTGGGAAAGCGGGTCACCGAAGACGGTGTAACGGCAACGCAACTCGACAGCGCGGCGATCCTGACGGCGATGCAGTACGCCCTGGATCACGGTGCGCAGATCGTCAATGCCAGCTATGGCGGCCCGACCGCGACCAGTGCCGAACGCAATCTGTTGAAGCAACTCGGCGACGCCGGGGTGTTGTTTGTCACGTCCGCCGGCAATACCGACGCTAACATTGATCGATCCGTGATCAATTTTCCGGCGAACTACGACGAGCCCAATATCCTGACCGTGGCGGCGACCAACCGTCAGGACGGGATCGCCAGCTTCAGCGAGTACGGCCCCACCACCGTCGACGTGGCCGCACCAGGCCTGCAAATCGTGACCACGCAGCCCGGCGGAGACTACGCCGACGGCGCCAATTGCGGCAACGCAGGCGGGAACTGCGGCGTTTCCGGCACTTCGTTTTCCTCGCCGTATGCGGCCGGCATCGCGACGCTGATCAAGTCCGAATATCCGGCCGCGAGCTACCCGGAAATCAAGGCGCGCCTGATCGCCAGTGGCGAAGCCGGTGACGGCGCCGGTCTGCGGACCTCGGCCGGCCGCATCGACGCGGCCGCCGCGCTGGACGTCAACGCGCAACCGGTGTTGGTGGTCCGTTCCGTGGTCATCGACAGTGCGGGCAACGGCGCGCTTGATCCCGGAGAGACCGCGCGCATCGATGTCACGCTGGAAAACCTCTGGCAGACCGCAGTCGCGGTCACGGCGCGCTTCGACACCGACGATCTGACGGTGCTCGGCCGCACACAGTCCATCGGCACACTGGCGCAGAACGAAACCGCAACCGTGAGTTTCGATGTCATCGTGCCCAGCGGCGTCTCCGGCCACCGTTATGTCAGCGGACAGTTCTCGCTACAGGCGAATGCGGGCCTTTATTCGGTTCAACGCGGCTTTATCAATGAAATCAGCGCACTGCCCCTATCCGAAACGATACAGACCGCGTTCGCCGGACGAGACGCCGATCTCTACGATGACTTTCATGCTTGGCATGTGGATGTCACCGACGTGCCCAGCGGCACCGTCTCGCTGGTGATCAGTACCGCCACAGAGCAGGACATCGATCTGCTGGTGAAGTACGAGGCTCCGCCGCAGTACCTGATTTCCCTGGGCATCAATCCCGAAGAGGACCCCGGCTTCTTCTGCACCAGCAGCAGCACCGCTGATTGCGACGATCCGGACACCTATATCAGCGGTGAGGCCGACGGCAACGAAAAAGTGGTGATCGACAACCCGCAGGTCGGCACGTACCACATCGTGGTGGTCAACTTCGCGCAGACCGATGTGCCGCTGGACTATCGAATCTCGACCGATCTGATCGCGACATCGGGCGTGGATGAAGCCATCGAACCCGACAGCGACGATGGCGGCAGCCTCGGTTTGGCAAGCCTGCTGCCGCTGCTGGCTGCTACGGCATGGCGCCGACGCCGCCGATGA
- a CDS encoding PAS domain-containing protein encodes MTHSPVIPTDDLERLRAENQKLRAAADHFENLWRRLNGLVDRSPLIAWIKNAAGEYCYVSERLCGLLGRPADELLWRTDFEVLPTHTALQAHKAEAAAMKGTEPVESIETFVSADGATSRWRVIRFAIVGVQDEMLVGAIAILLSNLA; translated from the coding sequence ATGACGCATTCCCCAGTCATTCCGACGGATGATTTGGAGCGCCTGCGCGCGGAAAACCAGAAGCTCCGCGCGGCGGCGGATCATTTCGAGAACCTTTGGCGACGGCTCAACGGTCTGGTCGACCGCTCCCCGCTCATCGCCTGGATCAAGAACGCCGCCGGCGAGTACTGCTACGTCAGCGAACGGCTCTGCGGACTGCTGGGCCGTCCGGCGGACGAGTTGCTTTGGCGGACGGACTTCGAGGTCCTGCCGACCCATACTGCCCTGCAGGCGCACAAGGCGGAAGCCGCGGCGATGAAAGGTACCGAACCGGTGGAATCGATCGAGACCTTCGTGTCGGCCGATGGTGCCACCAGCCGATGGCGGGTGATTCGCTTCGCCATCGTCGGGGTCCAGGACGAGATGCTCGTCGGCGCCATCGCGATTCTGCTCTCGAATCTGGCGTAG
- a CDS encoding helix-turn-helix domain-containing protein — MPQKITRSRAEKSATKRRKDKPPELRLIGQRLREVRFAQGFSSQDAFAYSCGIDRAYYSALERGERDVGILKLIQIARGLGVEVGALIPSIEALSAPDAGADKPEAGKSAIR; from the coding sequence ATGCCTCAGAAAATCACCAGGTCCAGGGCGGAGAAGTCCGCGACGAAGCGACGCAAGGACAAGCCGCCGGAACTCAGGCTGATCGGCCAGCGTTTGCGGGAGGTACGGTTTGCCCAGGGCTTCTCGTCACAGGATGCATTCGCCTACAGCTGTGGCATCGACCGCGCCTATTACAGCGCATTGGAGCGTGGCGAGCGCGACGTCGGGATTCTGAAGCTCATCCAGATCGCAAGGGGGCTGGGTGTTGAAGTCGGTGCGCTGATTCCCTCCATCGAGGCACTTTCTGCCCCAGATGCGGGCGCTGATAAACCCGAGGCTGGCAAGTCAGCGATTCGCTGA
- a CDS encoding DUF4400 domain-containing protein yields the protein MIDDEWQSSVGFAGERLPPLAYAIHDGLYAAFFEWTGLDYLVEGASDASTSRRPRALMARLVLAADTLLRTSAAGLQLFSLRLGVLALSAPFIGLVVIGAAADGLVTWYWRRTGAGRESGFVFHRAKRAIAVAALALCFAYLVPPVAMDGRIAIAGFAVVAAIALRLAVGHFKKYI from the coding sequence ATGATCGACGATGAGTGGCAGTCTTCCGTCGGCTTCGCCGGCGAGCGGCTGCCTCCCCTCGCCTACGCCATCCATGACGGGCTCTATGCCGCGTTCTTCGAATGGACCGGATTGGATTACTTGGTCGAAGGCGCCAGCGACGCCAGTACATCGCGGAGACCACGCGCGCTGATGGCGCGACTCGTTCTCGCAGCCGATACACTGCTGAGGACTTCTGCTGCCGGCCTGCAACTGTTCAGCCTGCGGCTCGGTGTGCTGGCCTTGAGCGCGCCGTTCATCGGGTTGGTCGTGATCGGCGCCGCCGCTGATGGTCTCGTGACTTGGTACTGGCGCCGGACCGGCGCCGGACGGGAGTCCGGTTTCGTCTTCCATCGGGCGAAGCGCGCGATTGCTGTGGCAGCGCTGGCCCTGTGTTTCGCCTATCTGGTTCCGCCCGTAGCGATGGATGGCCGCATCGCGATTGCCGGCTTCGCCGTGGTGGCGGCCATCGCCCTTCGGCTGGCCGTGGGGCACTTCAAGAAATACATCTGA
- the traD gene encoding type IV conjugative transfer system coupling protein TraD, which yields MSQYFDNRLRRAFELVPAGILGGVSLILWMAPGQVYPIQPGAAQAFGTVFAALGLVRAWQGWQIVRYRARLRRLPRYVLDGERIPVSHRRLFLGRGFAWDPRHSQRLIETQVPAAKRWLRPEPAYRLARQFEARWEHVRLTQALTRLTAADRWWNPLRPDPPVGGNPCLHGVGAEDETDVWIDLGDRVAHTLVLGTTRVGKTRLAELLVAQDIRRGETVIVFDPKGDLDLLRRMFAECRRAGRLDHFYLFHLGFPEISARYNPVGEFGRITEVASRIASQLPSEGNSAAFREFAWRFTNAVARAMVGLGRKPDYTSIARYVTHIEPLLVEYHQQWLAREAPRDWAQSVRTIAENVNDKNLPTALRGRDPRAIALIRYAKEDGMFDPVADALRSAFEYDKTYFDKLTASLLPLLEKLTSGASGSLLTPDYGDAADRRPTLDWMRVVRENAVVYVGLDALSDHEVASAVGNSMFADFTSVAGSLYKFGDTRGLPAVPGHVRPRISVHADEFNELVGDEFIPLLNKAGGAGVQVTAYTQTASDIEAGIGDRAKAGQVSGNLNTLIMLRVKNEETAEFLTSQLPPVRVFTKIAATRVTDDNDPESPTDFISQNEDRLAEQEAEMLRPADLVQLPKGQAFALLDGGKLYKLRLPLAGADPLLPQSMDEIARWAHQRYGTGVRP from the coding sequence ATGAGCCAGTATTTCGACAACCGGCTGCGCAGGGCCTTCGAGTTGGTACCTGCAGGAATTCTCGGGGGCGTTTCGCTCATCTTGTGGATGGCGCCAGGGCAGGTCTACCCGATTCAACCGGGAGCCGCGCAGGCGTTCGGAACCGTGTTCGCGGCGCTGGGGCTGGTTCGGGCCTGGCAGGGCTGGCAGATCGTTCGCTACCGGGCCCGCCTGCGGCGGCTGCCGCGCTATGTGCTGGACGGGGAGCGCATCCCGGTCTCGCACCGGCGACTGTTCCTTGGGCGCGGATTCGCCTGGGACCCGCGTCATTCGCAGCGGCTGATCGAAACGCAGGTGCCCGCCGCCAAGCGCTGGCTACGGCCGGAACCCGCGTACCGACTCGCACGACAGTTCGAGGCGCGCTGGGAGCATGTACGTCTGACCCAAGCACTGACCCGGCTCACCGCCGCGGACCGATGGTGGAATCCGCTGCGGCCGGACCCGCCGGTCGGCGGCAATCCCTGCCTGCATGGGGTCGGCGCCGAAGACGAAACCGACGTGTGGATCGACCTCGGCGACCGGGTCGCGCATACGCTGGTGCTCGGCACAACGCGCGTCGGCAAGACGCGGCTGGCCGAGTTGCTGGTCGCACAGGACATCCGCCGCGGCGAGACGGTGATCGTGTTCGATCCCAAGGGCGATCTCGATCTGCTGCGGCGGATGTTCGCGGAGTGCCGGCGCGCGGGGCGACTGGACCACTTCTACCTGTTTCACCTCGGCTTTCCGGAAATCTCGGCGCGCTACAACCCGGTCGGCGAGTTCGGACGCATCACGGAAGTGGCGTCACGGATCGCCTCGCAATTGCCGTCCGAAGGCAATTCGGCGGCCTTTCGGGAATTCGCCTGGCGTTTCACCAATGCCGTGGCGCGGGCGATGGTCGGGCTGGGCCGCAAGCCGGACTACACCAGCATTGCGCGCTACGTGACGCATATCGAGCCGCTACTGGTCGAGTATCACCAGCAGTGGCTGGCGCGCGAGGCGCCACGGGACTGGGCACAGTCGGTCAGGACGATCGCGGAGAACGTCAATGACAAGAACCTGCCGACTGCGCTGCGCGGCCGCGATCCGCGCGCGATCGCGCTGATCCGCTATGCCAAGGAGGACGGGATGTTCGACCCGGTGGCGGACGCGCTGCGTTCAGCCTTCGAGTACGACAAGACCTACTTCGACAAACTGACCGCCTCGCTGCTGCCGCTGCTGGAGAAGCTCACGAGCGGCGCAAGCGGCAGCCTGCTGACGCCCGACTACGGGGATGCGGCTGACCGGCGCCCGACCCTCGACTGGATGCGCGTGGTGCGCGAGAACGCCGTCGTCTACGTGGGGCTGGATGCGCTGTCCGATCACGAAGTCGCTTCGGCGGTCGGCAACAGCATGTTCGCGGACTTCACCTCGGTGGCCGGCTCGCTCTACAAGTTCGGGGATACGCGTGGCCTGCCGGCCGTGCCGGGCCATGTGCGGCCGAGAATCTCAGTCCATGCCGACGAGTTCAACGAACTGGTCGGCGACGAGTTCATCCCCCTGCTGAACAAGGCCGGCGGTGCGGGCGTGCAGGTGACGGCGTATACGCAGACGGCGTCCGACATCGAGGCGGGCATCGGCGACCGCGCCAAGGCGGGACAGGTCTCCGGCAACCTCAACACCCTGATCATGCTCCGGGTCAAGAACGAGGAAACGGCGGAATTCCTGACCTCACAACTGCCGCCGGTACGCGTGTTCACCAAGATCGCAGCGACGCGCGTGACCGACGACAACGATCCGGAATCGCCCACCGACTTCATCAGCCAGAACGAGGACCGGCTGGCCGAACAGGAGGCGGAGATGCTACGGCCTGCCGATCTGGTGCAGCTGCCAAAAGGCCAGGCCTTCGCACTGCTCGATGGCGGCAAGTTGTACAAGCTGAGGCTGCCGCTTGCAGGGGCCGATCCCTTGCTGCCGCAATCGATGGACGAGATCGCTCGCTGGGCGCATCAGCGGTACGGCACCGGTGTTCGCCCGTAG
- the mobH gene encoding MobH family relaxase, translating to MAASPRSPSTFAVLDPEALLAPHTHHLIQIRQQVGVPTAHWTTLYERLLLDFAAFVQMLPASEAHHHREAGGLLRHCLDTTLRALTIRRGVLLPAGAGTEQLAEKQDVWTYATATAALLHDLGKPVVDQAVTLFGADGRPLGRWNPLAGPMPAPATYAVEFIRGRRYRLHPRLPPMLVQFIVPSVGLEWISSDLDVFEAWLATISGGDSELAGELGRIVRQADGASVSGDLASSVSAAPATRQGPRPLGERLGIALRHLIDAQSLPLNRPGAAGWVFDEDLWLVSKRVLDALREELARESGGGGLPRNERLMDELQQSGIVAPNGDRAIWTATIELGEWRQRLTMLRVPLARLWTDPASRPPAAEGRAIPETGIAVEGEPGVSVAMPVQVASATDKRSPAFTETTEVELGDQATESVCTGPDQEIASGPAPLEDDFLHWISDGVRSGRLKVNTVDARVHVTEEGLLLVSPGIFRDYAGVDGWAAAQKKLQKLKRHLKTPEGTNIWTYRVSGERKSSAQLKGLLFPNASALFGLRLPEPNPHLALAKPLNHTEAAADGS from the coding sequence TTGGCCGCTTCGCCACGGTCGCCGTCCACATTCGCGGTTCTCGATCCTGAGGCGTTGCTGGCGCCGCACACCCATCATCTCATCCAGATTCGCCAGCAGGTCGGCGTACCGACCGCCCACTGGACGACGCTCTACGAGCGGCTGCTGCTCGACTTCGCCGCGTTCGTGCAGATGCTGCCAGCCTCCGAGGCTCATCATCACCGAGAGGCCGGTGGCCTGCTCCGACACTGCTTGGATACGACGCTGCGCGCACTGACGATCCGGCGCGGCGTGCTGCTGCCCGCTGGCGCCGGAACCGAGCAACTCGCCGAGAAGCAGGACGTCTGGACTTATGCCACAGCGACCGCAGCACTGCTGCACGACCTGGGGAAACCGGTCGTCGATCAGGCCGTCACCCTGTTCGGAGCGGATGGACGGCCTCTCGGACGCTGGAATCCGCTGGCTGGGCCGATGCCGGCGCCGGCGACCTATGCGGTCGAGTTCATCCGGGGACGACGCTATCGCCTGCACCCTCGCCTGCCACCGATGCTGGTGCAGTTCATCGTGCCATCCGTCGGGCTCGAATGGATCAGCAGCGACCTGGACGTGTTCGAGGCCTGGCTGGCGACCATCTCCGGGGGCGACTCCGAGCTGGCCGGCGAATTGGGCCGGATTGTGCGGCAGGCGGACGGCGCGAGCGTTTCCGGTGACCTCGCTTCGAGCGTATCCGCCGCACCGGCAACTCGGCAGGGTCCGCGGCCACTGGGCGAGCGCCTGGGGATTGCGCTGCGTCATCTGATCGATGCGCAGTCGCTTCCCCTCAATCGTCCCGGTGCGGCGGGCTGGGTGTTCGACGAGGATCTCTGGCTGGTCAGCAAGCGCGTACTCGATGCCTTGCGGGAGGAGTTGGCGCGCGAGTCCGGCGGCGGCGGTCTGCCCCGCAATGAACGGCTGATGGATGAGCTTCAGCAGTCCGGCATCGTGGCGCCGAACGGCGACCGCGCGATCTGGACTGCAACGATCGAACTCGGCGAGTGGCGGCAACGCCTGACGATGCTGCGCGTTCCATTGGCGCGACTGTGGACCGATCCGGCATCACGTCCACCGGCCGCCGAAGGACGGGCAATCCCGGAGACGGGCATCGCCGTGGAAGGCGAACCCGGCGTGTCGGTAGCCATGCCCGTGCAAGTGGCGTCGGCTACGGACAAGCGGTCACCGGCTTTCACTGAAACCACCGAGGTCGAACTCGGCGACCAAGCGACCGAATCCGTGTGCACCGGTCCGGACCAAGAGATTGCAAGCGGCCCCGCTCCGTTGGAGGACGACTTCCTCCACTGGATCAGCGACGGCGTTCGCAGCGGCCGCCTGAAGGTCAATACCGTCGACGCGCGCGTACACGTCACAGAGGAAGGGCTGCTGCTGGTCAGCCCCGGAATCTTCCGCGACTACGCCGGCGTCGATGGCTGGGCGGCAGCGCAGAAGAAGCTGCAGAAGCTGAAGCGGCATCTGAAGACCCCGGAGGGCACCAACATCTGGACCTACCGGGTGTCCGGCGAGCGCAAGTCAAGTGCGCAACTCAAGGGTCTGCTGTTCCCGAACGCCTCCGCCCTCTTTGGCCTGAGGCTGCCCGAGCCGAATCCGCATCTGGCCCTTGCGAAACCGCTCAACCACACGGAAGCGGCGGCGGACGGGTCATGA
- a CDS encoding very short patch repair endonuclease — translation MADVLTPEQRQLNMSRIKGKDTKPEMLIRRGLHARGLRYRLHNRSLPGRPDLVFPKYNTVVFIHGCFWHAHGCALSKLPATRPDFWRAKLAANAARDRKAVEALQTDGWRVLVIWECALRGPQRRAENAVLGRAATFIQVPGLPWLEIARRSPMQQCTTKHCI, via the coding sequence ATGGCCGACGTGCTCACGCCCGAACAGCGGCAGCTCAATATGAGCCGCATCAAGGGCAAAGACACGAAGCCCGAGATGCTGATCCGTCGCGGCTTGCATGCGCGGGGACTGCGCTACCGGCTGCATAACCGGTCGCTTCCCGGCAGGCCTGATCTGGTCTTCCCGAAGTACAACACCGTCGTATTCATCCACGGCTGCTTTTGGCACGCTCATGGCTGTGCGCTGTCGAAGCTGCCCGCGACGCGACCGGATTTCTGGCGGGCTAAGCTGGCTGCGAACGCTGCGCGCGACCGCAAGGCGGTCGAAGCGCTGCAGACCGACGGCTGGCGTGTACTCGTGATCTGGGAATGCGCGCTCCGCGGGCCTCAGCGTCGCGCGGAAAATGCGGTGCTTGGTCGCGCTGCCACCTTCATTCAAGTTCCAGGCTTGCCGTGGCTAGAAATTGCGCGCCGCAGCCCGATGCAACAATGCACGACAAAACATTGCATATAA
- a CDS encoding DUF2357 domain-containing protein, translated as MTALYIQAECGGPAWQVWPTPDPVPPGAVREGASYLFELRDSDDALAADLLIDDAPVEALRSREPSNARWRWQPGFHAGMVEAELRVPGVGTRRFEVTTDPDLCKLTRDDFDAMVREILEDTFALFSLSAFRKGIARQPGNRPPPLARLEFLRSRADAIVAAVEAIAHAPRHYLRAEDITVPVHRAKRATGPEIIKSFRSGVIRTETVTPSRLPAPLKGHLPAHIKLRQRRNSVDIPEHRQIKACLRSWAAWLGGVAELLAKAGAPEDSEIITTAGSWAGRTRRIARRLNDASAASFMTDVGEGPALLRMSSLFRNDPVYQRFYRLWQDMNLGLAALFGDFLQMPLARTYELYELWCFLRLLRAAVEEYDARGVDLSNLFLGEAGGSVTIATGAITVPIDSNRVLCFQRQYREYWVEDSREGSYSRTMVPDVVLAGMDLGGPERRVIVLDAKYRINDGLNDALNSIHTYRDALVQEVASGRTEGIVTAAYLLTPHVPAGLQSDFKATPIPGRLFHPEYREKFRFGAVTLRPGMLSEELRSCLRTIVADAGAGA; from the coding sequence GTGACGGCGCTCTACATCCAGGCGGAATGCGGCGGACCGGCATGGCAGGTCTGGCCCACGCCGGATCCGGTGCCGCCCGGCGCCGTGCGGGAAGGGGCGTCCTATCTCTTTGAGCTGCGCGACAGCGACGACGCGCTTGCCGCCGATCTGCTGATCGACGATGCGCCGGTCGAGGCGCTGCGGTCACGTGAGCCCAGCAATGCCCGCTGGCGCTGGCAGCCAGGTTTTCATGCCGGCATGGTCGAAGCCGAGCTGCGCGTGCCGGGCGTCGGGACGCGCCGCTTCGAGGTCACGACCGATCCCGACCTGTGTAAGCTCACGCGCGACGACTTCGACGCGATGGTGCGCGAAATCCTCGAAGACACCTTTGCCCTCTTCTCGCTGAGCGCGTTTCGCAAGGGGATCGCGCGCCAGCCAGGCAACCGCCCGCCGCCACTGGCTCGCCTCGAATTCTTGCGGTCGCGGGCAGACGCCATCGTTGCCGCGGTCGAAGCGATCGCCCACGCGCCGCGGCACTATCTGCGTGCCGAGGACATCACCGTGCCGGTGCACCGCGCCAAACGCGCTACCGGCCCGGAGATCATCAAGTCCTTTCGCTCAGGTGTAATCCGAACCGAGACCGTCACACCGTCGCGCCTGCCAGCGCCCCTGAAGGGCCACCTGCCGGCGCACATCAAGCTGCGACAACGCCGGAACAGCGTGGACATCCCGGAGCACCGTCAGATTAAGGCATGCCTGCGGTCGTGGGCAGCGTGGCTCGGCGGCGTCGCCGAGCTGCTGGCCAAAGCGGGCGCCCCCGAGGACTCCGAGATCATCACCACGGCCGGAAGCTGGGCTGGACGAACCCGTCGTATCGCCCGCCGGCTCAATGATGCTTCAGCGGCCAGCTTCATGACAGACGTCGGCGAAGGACCGGCACTACTGCGCATGTCGTCGCTGTTCCGCAATGACCCGGTCTATCAGCGCTTCTACCGGCTCTGGCAGGACATGAATCTGGGGCTCGCCGCGCTATTCGGCGACTTTCTGCAGATGCCGCTCGCCCGGACCTATGAGTTGTACGAGCTGTGGTGTTTCCTGCGCCTGCTGCGCGCCGCCGTCGAGGAATATGACGCCAGGGGCGTGGACCTGAGCAACCTGTTCCTTGGCGAAGCAGGTGGCAGCGTGACAATCGCGACTGGCGCCATCACCGTCCCAATCGACAGCAACCGAGTCTTGTGCTTCCAGCGACAGTACCGCGAATACTGGGTCGAGGACAGCCGCGAGGGGAGCTACAGCCGGACGATGGTTCCCGATGTCGTGCTGGCGGGCATGGACCTGGGCGGACCGGAGCGGCGCGTGATCGTGCTCGATGCGAAGTACCGCATCAACGATGGTCTCAATGACGCCCTGAATTCGATCCACACCTACCGGGATGCGCTGGTGCAAGAGGTGGCAAGCGGCCGGACCGAAGGCATCGTGACCGCCGCTTATCTGCTGACGCCGCATGTTCCGGCAGGACTGCAGTCCGACTTCAAGGCTACGCCGATACCGGGCCGGCTCTTTCATCCGGAGTACCGCGAGAAGTTCCGCTTCGGCGCGGTGACACTGCGGCCCGGCATGCTGAGCGAAGAGCTGAGATCCTGCCTGCGCACCATCGTGGCAGACGCTGGGGCGGGTGCGTGA